The following coding sequences lie in one Cloeon dipterum chromosome 1, ieCloDipt1.1, whole genome shotgun sequence genomic window:
- the mRpL2 gene encoding large ribosomal subunit protein uL2m — MNSLTKLVSRLAIVQRPLQVIPMRSKYRHVEVPDPGTNKQYRRIVHYPEEYTVEPLKVTNLAGRDPVTGRLVAKGLGGGIKHKYHWVDWNRHAPKDGPPLVEKVLEIIEDGCRTGHVALVGSGNNIRYILATSGMKPGSNVTTYNEIPRIPVRPKDGDAHPLGALPQNTKICCVEMHKGRGAFFCKSAGSFATIGPKVGNEVLVNLPSKRKFYLNEECMAVVGRVSNEIHSSIPIGSAQRLRWLGYRPRSGLWQRKSGIHGRKVRAPIPVMAIKKKRQSKEEPITFTLNLI; from the exons ATGAACTCATTAACCAAACTGGTTAGCCGACTGGCCATCGTTCAGCGTCCACTCCAAGTCATCCCTATGCGATCAAAATACAGGCACGTAGAAGTTCCCGATCCAGGAACAAACAAGCAGTACAGAAGGATCGTGCACTACCCTGAAGAGTACACGGTGGAGCCCCTGAAGGTGACCAACCTCGCCGGCAGGGATCCCGTCACGGGTCGTTTAGTGGCCAAGGGCCTCGGCGGCGGCATCAAACACAAGTACCACTGGGTGGACTGGAACAGGCACGCACCCAAGGACGGTCCTCCCCTTGTCGAGAAAGTGCTCGAGATCATCGAGGATGGCTGCCGCACGGGACATGTTGCGCTCGTTGGCAGTGGGAATAATATTAG GTACATATTAGCGACGTCAGGCATGAAACCTGGCAGCAATGTCACCACCTACAACGAAATTCCCAGAATCCCCGTCCGACCTAAAGACGGTGACGCCCATCCACTAGGTGCCCTTCCGCAAAACACCAAAATTTGCTGCGTGGAAATGCACAAGGGACGCGGCGCCTTTTTCTGCAAGAGTGCTGGCAGTTTCGCCACTATCGGCCCAAAGGTGGGCAACGAGGTGCTCGTCAACCTGCCGTCGAAACGCAAATTCTACCTCAATGAGGAGTGCATGGCTGTGGTCGGTAGGGTTTCCAACGAGATTCACTCAAGCATCCCGATTGGCAGTGCTCAACGACTGCGGTGGCTCGGCTACAGGCCCCGTTCTGGCCTCTGGCAGAGGAAGAGTGGCATCCACGGACGAAAAGTCAGAGCACCCATTCCAGTCATGGCCATCAAGAAGAAGAGGCAGTCTAAGGAAGAGCCCATCACCTTCaccttgaatttaatttaa
- the conu gene encoding rho GTPase-activating protein conundrum isoform X1, whose product MYVRDTLWVVDNRAVKGWQRFLELFLCCKKRRTYSVGNIQLLQDRRRMDDLGDYWTEYALRPPDPLHEPLSLQDSSQSWEDGEEEAQWLLEAGLAHLTSPWKAGRELWGPELTEAISSLPSHQAEAVRRRVDSLNRTIARRRSRPGRSARNTPHIKDVFASPPAQQLHHRPDQQQHMSLPVTMAVRPPARRVVSASTPTDFTDSTARFDLFGGMQTREVAGDSDGVLMLGYHRIGTISTPRSREKRSGSDPTSECGSLRVKSPDLVECVSMINQEKIPNPALIIPIRRASSQGHLASEEAKLAVEAEWLKWSARITSPEEERGFDERFGRTNFDSLGEEDKKRLRPILILEVTPLLDLCGAPGLKMKPNKKKRRDEPNSTGVFGVPLATLLERDSRLPGCEDLKIPYIIQKLLQLLERESCLREEGLLRVAGSRARMDAAAAALQSDFYGPYREEKAIRALDALSPHDLGSLLKKLLRELPQPLLTAQLLDSFYHCHALTIQNDKEKALRLLCLLLPPVERHVLQALFDFLGQVADRRDYNKMTLNNVAMIFAPNLFPPTWLQKFATAGDQEGHLNQQVQVAADSCRLVELMVQIRDVLWSVPPSLVRQLRQQHENERYLAAYHNSKENNKPMKKLLSRKPLLKESIVRVVENEVDFQEGVLRVNAPQFHLKDFPIQLNESTTAGDIILELVEQANAQPDAPGSSTNQHLKLRRQDARNRALCELAPNGNLSCLLASADANTALLTHFLYERGGNIGQRQIPQTAKMLCVYKENPNAQWIVVCHHRNGIPSLES is encoded by the exons ATGTACGTGCGGGACACCCTGTGGGTGGTGGATAACCGGGCGGTGAAAGGCTGGCAAAGATTTTTAGAGCTGTTTCTGTGTTGCAAAAAGAGGAGGACGTATTCTGTTGGCAACATACAGTTACTGCAA GACCGCAGAAGGATGGACGACCTCGGCGACTACTGGACCGAGTACGCCCTCCGACCGCCAGACCCTCTCCACGAGCCGCTCAGCCTGCAGGACAGCTCGCAGTCGTGGGAGGACG GTGAGGAGGAGGCGCAATGGCTGCTGGAAGCCGGTCTGGCGCATTTGACAAGCCCGTGGAAGGCGGGTCGCGAGCTGTGGGGCCCGGAGTTGACGGAGGCGATCAGCAGCCTGCCGTCGCACCAGGCGGAGGCGGTGAGGCGGCGCGTGGACAGCCTCAATCGCACGATCGCGCGGCGCCGCTCGCGGCCTGGCAGGTCGGCTCGCAACACGCCGCACATCAAGGACGTGTTCGCGTCGCCGCCCGCGCAGCAGCTGCACCACCGGCCcgatcagcagcagcacatgTCCCTGCCGGTGACGATGGCCGTCAGGCCGCCGGCACGCAGGGTCGTCTCGGCTTCCACGCCCACTGACTTCACCGACTCGACGGCCAGGTTCGACCTGTTTGGCGGAATGCAAACCAGAGAGGTCGCTGGGGACTCAG ATGGTGTTTTGATGCTTGGTTACCACCGCATTGGGACGATCAGCACTCCTCGCTCGAGGGAAAAAAGAAGCGGCAGTGACCCGACCTCAGAATGTGGAAGCTTGAGGGTGAAAAG CCCCGATTTGGTAGAGTGCGTGTCGATGATCAACCAAGAGAAAATCCCGAACCCCGCCTTGATAATCCCGATCAGGAGAGCGTCTTCGCAGGGCCACCTGGCCTCGGAGGAGGCCAAACTTGCCGTTGAAGCAGAG TGGCTGAAATGGTCAGCCAGGATCACCAGTCCGGAGGAGGAGCGGGGCTTCGACGAGCGCTTCGGCCGCACCAACTTCGACAGCCTCGGCGAGGAGGACAAAAAGAGATTGCGGCCGATCCTGATACTCGAGGTGACCCCTCTGCTCGATCTCTGTGGCGCCCCCGGATTAAAGATGAAGCCTAACAAGAAGAAACGCAGAGACG AGCCGAACAGCACTGGTGTGTTTGGTGTTCCTTTGGCGACCCTATTGGAGAGAGATAGCCGACTGCCTGGTTGTGAAGACTTAAAAATTCCTTACATTATTCAAAAG ctccTCCAACTGCTGGAGAGAGAATCTTGCCTTCGTGAGGAGGGACTGTTGCGTGTGGCCGGGAGCCGAGCGAGGATGGACGCGGCCGCTGCTGCCCTGCAGTCGGACTTTTACGGCCCGTACCGGGAGGAGAAAGCGATCAGGGCCCTCGACGCTCTCAGCCCGCACGACCTGGGTTCCTTGCTGAAAAAGCTTCTACGTGAGCTGCCGCAGCCCCTGCTGACTGCCCAGCTGCTTGATTCGTTCTACCACTGCCATG CGCTGACGATTCAAAATGACAAGGAAAAGGCGCTGCGACTGCTgtgcctgctgctgccgccggtTGAACGGCATGTCCTGCAAGCCTTGTTCGACTTCCTGGGGCAGGTGGCGGACAGGAGGGACTACAACAAGATGACCCTCAACAATGTAGCCATGATCTTTGCCCCGAATTTGTTCCCTCCGACGTGGCTGCAGAAGTTCGCCACGGCCGGCGACCAAGAAGGTCACCTTAACCAACAG GTGCAAGTGGCAGCTGATAGCTGTCGGCTGGTGGAACTGATGGTGCAAATAAGAGACGTGCTTTGGAGTGTGCCTCCGTCCTTGGTGCGCCAGCTGAGGCAACAGCACGAGAACGAAAGATACTTGGCAGCTTACCACAACTCGAAGGAAAACAACAAACCT ATGAAAAAGTTACTCAGTCGGAAACCATTGCTCAAAGAGTCAATAGTGCGTGTTGTTGAAAACGAAGTCGACTTCCAAGAGGGCGTGCTCAGGGTCAATGCGCCCCAGTTTCACCTCAAGGACTTCCCAATTCAACTGAATGAATCTACCACCGCTGGAGACATCATTTTAGA ACTTGTTGAACAAGCCAACGCACAGCCTGACGCCCCAGGCAGCTCGACAAATCAACACCTAAAACTGCGGCGGCAAGACGCGAGGAACAGGGCTCTGTGTGAATTGGCCCCCAACGGCAACCTGAGCTGCTTGCTTGCGTCGGCCGACGCCAACACGGCCCTGCTGACGCACTTCCTCTACGAAAGGGGAGGAAATATTG GCCAAAGACAAATCCCCCAAACGGCCAAGATGTTGTGCGTTTATAAAGAAAACCCCAACGCCCAGTGGATTGTGGTTTGCCATCATAGGAATGGGATACCCTCACTGGAATCATAG
- the conu gene encoding rho GTPase-activating protein conundrum isoform X2, protein MCSVCSAGCRPMDYLYTWEPTHRLTTKDRRRMDDLGDYWTEYALRPPDPLHEPLSLQDSSQSWEDGEEEAQWLLEAGLAHLTSPWKAGRELWGPELTEAISSLPSHQAEAVRRRVDSLNRTIARRRSRPGRSARNTPHIKDVFASPPAQQLHHRPDQQQHMSLPVTMAVRPPARRVVSASTPTDFTDSTARFDLFGGMQTREVAGDSDGVLMLGYHRIGTISTPRSREKRSGSDPTSECGSLRVKSPDLVECVSMINQEKIPNPALIIPIRRASSQGHLASEEAKLAVEAEWLKWSARITSPEEERGFDERFGRTNFDSLGEEDKKRLRPILILEVTPLLDLCGAPGLKMKPNKKKRRDEPNSTGVFGVPLATLLERDSRLPGCEDLKIPYIIQKLLQLLERESCLREEGLLRVAGSRARMDAAAAALQSDFYGPYREEKAIRALDALSPHDLGSLLKKLLRELPQPLLTAQLLDSFYHCHALTIQNDKEKALRLLCLLLPPVERHVLQALFDFLGQVADRRDYNKMTLNNVAMIFAPNLFPPTWLQKFATAGDQEGHLNQQVQVAADSCRLVELMVQIRDVLWSVPPSLVRQLRQQHENERYLAAYHNSKENNKPMKKLLSRKPLLKESIVRVVENEVDFQEGVLRVNAPQFHLKDFPIQLNESTTAGDIILELVEQANAQPDAPGSSTNQHLKLRRQDARNRALCELAPNGNLSCLLASADANTALLTHFLYERGGNIGQRQIPQTAKMLCVYKENPNAQWIVVCHHRNGIPSLES, encoded by the exons ATGTGCTCCGTGTGCAGCGCGGGCTGCAGGCCCATGGACTACCTTTACACCTGGGAACCGACGCACCGGCTGACCACAAAG GACCGCAGAAGGATGGACGACCTCGGCGACTACTGGACCGAGTACGCCCTCCGACCGCCAGACCCTCTCCACGAGCCGCTCAGCCTGCAGGACAGCTCGCAGTCGTGGGAGGACG GTGAGGAGGAGGCGCAATGGCTGCTGGAAGCCGGTCTGGCGCATTTGACAAGCCCGTGGAAGGCGGGTCGCGAGCTGTGGGGCCCGGAGTTGACGGAGGCGATCAGCAGCCTGCCGTCGCACCAGGCGGAGGCGGTGAGGCGGCGCGTGGACAGCCTCAATCGCACGATCGCGCGGCGCCGCTCGCGGCCTGGCAGGTCGGCTCGCAACACGCCGCACATCAAGGACGTGTTCGCGTCGCCGCCCGCGCAGCAGCTGCACCACCGGCCcgatcagcagcagcacatgTCCCTGCCGGTGACGATGGCCGTCAGGCCGCCGGCACGCAGGGTCGTCTCGGCTTCCACGCCCACTGACTTCACCGACTCGACGGCCAGGTTCGACCTGTTTGGCGGAATGCAAACCAGAGAGGTCGCTGGGGACTCAG ATGGTGTTTTGATGCTTGGTTACCACCGCATTGGGACGATCAGCACTCCTCGCTCGAGGGAAAAAAGAAGCGGCAGTGACCCGACCTCAGAATGTGGAAGCTTGAGGGTGAAAAG CCCCGATTTGGTAGAGTGCGTGTCGATGATCAACCAAGAGAAAATCCCGAACCCCGCCTTGATAATCCCGATCAGGAGAGCGTCTTCGCAGGGCCACCTGGCCTCGGAGGAGGCCAAACTTGCCGTTGAAGCAGAG TGGCTGAAATGGTCAGCCAGGATCACCAGTCCGGAGGAGGAGCGGGGCTTCGACGAGCGCTTCGGCCGCACCAACTTCGACAGCCTCGGCGAGGAGGACAAAAAGAGATTGCGGCCGATCCTGATACTCGAGGTGACCCCTCTGCTCGATCTCTGTGGCGCCCCCGGATTAAAGATGAAGCCTAACAAGAAGAAACGCAGAGACG AGCCGAACAGCACTGGTGTGTTTGGTGTTCCTTTGGCGACCCTATTGGAGAGAGATAGCCGACTGCCTGGTTGTGAAGACTTAAAAATTCCTTACATTATTCAAAAG ctccTCCAACTGCTGGAGAGAGAATCTTGCCTTCGTGAGGAGGGACTGTTGCGTGTGGCCGGGAGCCGAGCGAGGATGGACGCGGCCGCTGCTGCCCTGCAGTCGGACTTTTACGGCCCGTACCGGGAGGAGAAAGCGATCAGGGCCCTCGACGCTCTCAGCCCGCACGACCTGGGTTCCTTGCTGAAAAAGCTTCTACGTGAGCTGCCGCAGCCCCTGCTGACTGCCCAGCTGCTTGATTCGTTCTACCACTGCCATG CGCTGACGATTCAAAATGACAAGGAAAAGGCGCTGCGACTGCTgtgcctgctgctgccgccggtTGAACGGCATGTCCTGCAAGCCTTGTTCGACTTCCTGGGGCAGGTGGCGGACAGGAGGGACTACAACAAGATGACCCTCAACAATGTAGCCATGATCTTTGCCCCGAATTTGTTCCCTCCGACGTGGCTGCAGAAGTTCGCCACGGCCGGCGACCAAGAAGGTCACCTTAACCAACAG GTGCAAGTGGCAGCTGATAGCTGTCGGCTGGTGGAACTGATGGTGCAAATAAGAGACGTGCTTTGGAGTGTGCCTCCGTCCTTGGTGCGCCAGCTGAGGCAACAGCACGAGAACGAAAGATACTTGGCAGCTTACCACAACTCGAAGGAAAACAACAAACCT ATGAAAAAGTTACTCAGTCGGAAACCATTGCTCAAAGAGTCAATAGTGCGTGTTGTTGAAAACGAAGTCGACTTCCAAGAGGGCGTGCTCAGGGTCAATGCGCCCCAGTTTCACCTCAAGGACTTCCCAATTCAACTGAATGAATCTACCACCGCTGGAGACATCATTTTAGA ACTTGTTGAACAAGCCAACGCACAGCCTGACGCCCCAGGCAGCTCGACAAATCAACACCTAAAACTGCGGCGGCAAGACGCGAGGAACAGGGCTCTGTGTGAATTGGCCCCCAACGGCAACCTGAGCTGCTTGCTTGCGTCGGCCGACGCCAACACGGCCCTGCTGACGCACTTCCTCTACGAAAGGGGAGGAAATATTG GCCAAAGACAAATCCCCCAAACGGCCAAGATGTTGTGCGTTTATAAAGAAAACCCCAACGCCCAGTGGATTGTGGTTTGCCATCATAGGAATGGGATACCCTCACTGGAATCATAG
- the conu gene encoding rho GTPase-activating protein conundrum isoform X3, whose product MTHFIDRRRMDDLGDYWTEYALRPPDPLHEPLSLQDSSQSWEDGEEEAQWLLEAGLAHLTSPWKAGRELWGPELTEAISSLPSHQAEAVRRRVDSLNRTIARRRSRPGRSARNTPHIKDVFASPPAQQLHHRPDQQQHMSLPVTMAVRPPARRVVSASTPTDFTDSTARFDLFGGMQTREVAGDSDGVLMLGYHRIGTISTPRSREKRSGSDPTSECGSLRVKSPDLVECVSMINQEKIPNPALIIPIRRASSQGHLASEEAKLAVEAEWLKWSARITSPEEERGFDERFGRTNFDSLGEEDKKRLRPILILEVTPLLDLCGAPGLKMKPNKKKRRDEPNSTGVFGVPLATLLERDSRLPGCEDLKIPYIIQKLLQLLERESCLREEGLLRVAGSRARMDAAAAALQSDFYGPYREEKAIRALDALSPHDLGSLLKKLLRELPQPLLTAQLLDSFYHCHALTIQNDKEKALRLLCLLLPPVERHVLQALFDFLGQVADRRDYNKMTLNNVAMIFAPNLFPPTWLQKFATAGDQEGHLNQQVQVAADSCRLVELMVQIRDVLWSVPPSLVRQLRQQHENERYLAAYHNSKENNKPMKKLLSRKPLLKESIVRVVENEVDFQEGVLRVNAPQFHLKDFPIQLNESTTAGDIILELVEQANAQPDAPGSSTNQHLKLRRQDARNRALCELAPNGNLSCLLASADANTALLTHFLYERGGNIGQRQIPQTAKMLCVYKENPNAQWIVVCHHRNGIPSLES is encoded by the exons ATGACTCACTTCATT GACCGCAGAAGGATGGACGACCTCGGCGACTACTGGACCGAGTACGCCCTCCGACCGCCAGACCCTCTCCACGAGCCGCTCAGCCTGCAGGACAGCTCGCAGTCGTGGGAGGACG GTGAGGAGGAGGCGCAATGGCTGCTGGAAGCCGGTCTGGCGCATTTGACAAGCCCGTGGAAGGCGGGTCGCGAGCTGTGGGGCCCGGAGTTGACGGAGGCGATCAGCAGCCTGCCGTCGCACCAGGCGGAGGCGGTGAGGCGGCGCGTGGACAGCCTCAATCGCACGATCGCGCGGCGCCGCTCGCGGCCTGGCAGGTCGGCTCGCAACACGCCGCACATCAAGGACGTGTTCGCGTCGCCGCCCGCGCAGCAGCTGCACCACCGGCCcgatcagcagcagcacatgTCCCTGCCGGTGACGATGGCCGTCAGGCCGCCGGCACGCAGGGTCGTCTCGGCTTCCACGCCCACTGACTTCACCGACTCGACGGCCAGGTTCGACCTGTTTGGCGGAATGCAAACCAGAGAGGTCGCTGGGGACTCAG ATGGTGTTTTGATGCTTGGTTACCACCGCATTGGGACGATCAGCACTCCTCGCTCGAGGGAAAAAAGAAGCGGCAGTGACCCGACCTCAGAATGTGGAAGCTTGAGGGTGAAAAG CCCCGATTTGGTAGAGTGCGTGTCGATGATCAACCAAGAGAAAATCCCGAACCCCGCCTTGATAATCCCGATCAGGAGAGCGTCTTCGCAGGGCCACCTGGCCTCGGAGGAGGCCAAACTTGCCGTTGAAGCAGAG TGGCTGAAATGGTCAGCCAGGATCACCAGTCCGGAGGAGGAGCGGGGCTTCGACGAGCGCTTCGGCCGCACCAACTTCGACAGCCTCGGCGAGGAGGACAAAAAGAGATTGCGGCCGATCCTGATACTCGAGGTGACCCCTCTGCTCGATCTCTGTGGCGCCCCCGGATTAAAGATGAAGCCTAACAAGAAGAAACGCAGAGACG AGCCGAACAGCACTGGTGTGTTTGGTGTTCCTTTGGCGACCCTATTGGAGAGAGATAGCCGACTGCCTGGTTGTGAAGACTTAAAAATTCCTTACATTATTCAAAAG ctccTCCAACTGCTGGAGAGAGAATCTTGCCTTCGTGAGGAGGGACTGTTGCGTGTGGCCGGGAGCCGAGCGAGGATGGACGCGGCCGCTGCTGCCCTGCAGTCGGACTTTTACGGCCCGTACCGGGAGGAGAAAGCGATCAGGGCCCTCGACGCTCTCAGCCCGCACGACCTGGGTTCCTTGCTGAAAAAGCTTCTACGTGAGCTGCCGCAGCCCCTGCTGACTGCCCAGCTGCTTGATTCGTTCTACCACTGCCATG CGCTGACGATTCAAAATGACAAGGAAAAGGCGCTGCGACTGCTgtgcctgctgctgccgccggtTGAACGGCATGTCCTGCAAGCCTTGTTCGACTTCCTGGGGCAGGTGGCGGACAGGAGGGACTACAACAAGATGACCCTCAACAATGTAGCCATGATCTTTGCCCCGAATTTGTTCCCTCCGACGTGGCTGCAGAAGTTCGCCACGGCCGGCGACCAAGAAGGTCACCTTAACCAACAG GTGCAAGTGGCAGCTGATAGCTGTCGGCTGGTGGAACTGATGGTGCAAATAAGAGACGTGCTTTGGAGTGTGCCTCCGTCCTTGGTGCGCCAGCTGAGGCAACAGCACGAGAACGAAAGATACTTGGCAGCTTACCACAACTCGAAGGAAAACAACAAACCT ATGAAAAAGTTACTCAGTCGGAAACCATTGCTCAAAGAGTCAATAGTGCGTGTTGTTGAAAACGAAGTCGACTTCCAAGAGGGCGTGCTCAGGGTCAATGCGCCCCAGTTTCACCTCAAGGACTTCCCAATTCAACTGAATGAATCTACCACCGCTGGAGACATCATTTTAGA ACTTGTTGAACAAGCCAACGCACAGCCTGACGCCCCAGGCAGCTCGACAAATCAACACCTAAAACTGCGGCGGCAAGACGCGAGGAACAGGGCTCTGTGTGAATTGGCCCCCAACGGCAACCTGAGCTGCTTGCTTGCGTCGGCCGACGCCAACACGGCCCTGCTGACGCACTTCCTCTACGAAAGGGGAGGAAATATTG GCCAAAGACAAATCCCCCAAACGGCCAAGATGTTGTGCGTTTATAAAGAAAACCCCAACGCCCAGTGGATTGTGGTTTGCCATCATAGGAATGGGATACCCTCACTGGAATCATAG
- the conu gene encoding rho GTPase-activating protein conundrum isoform X4, which translates to MDDLGDYWTEYALRPPDPLHEPLSLQDSSQSWEDGEEEAQWLLEAGLAHLTSPWKAGRELWGPELTEAISSLPSHQAEAVRRRVDSLNRTIARRRSRPGRSARNTPHIKDVFASPPAQQLHHRPDQQQHMSLPVTMAVRPPARRVVSASTPTDFTDSTARFDLFGGMQTREVAGDSDGVLMLGYHRIGTISTPRSREKRSGSDPTSECGSLRVKSPDLVECVSMINQEKIPNPALIIPIRRASSQGHLASEEAKLAVEAEWLKWSARITSPEEERGFDERFGRTNFDSLGEEDKKRLRPILILEVTPLLDLCGAPGLKMKPNKKKRRDEPNSTGVFGVPLATLLERDSRLPGCEDLKIPYIIQKLLQLLERESCLREEGLLRVAGSRARMDAAAAALQSDFYGPYREEKAIRALDALSPHDLGSLLKKLLRELPQPLLTAQLLDSFYHCHALTIQNDKEKALRLLCLLLPPVERHVLQALFDFLGQVADRRDYNKMTLNNVAMIFAPNLFPPTWLQKFATAGDQEGHLNQQVQVAADSCRLVELMVQIRDVLWSVPPSLVRQLRQQHENERYLAAYHNSKENNKPMKKLLSRKPLLKESIVRVVENEVDFQEGVLRVNAPQFHLKDFPIQLNESTTAGDIILELVEQANAQPDAPGSSTNQHLKLRRQDARNRALCELAPNGNLSCLLASADANTALLTHFLYERGGNIGQRQIPQTAKMLCVYKENPNAQWIVVCHHRNGIPSLES; encoded by the exons ATGGACGACCTCGGCGACTACTGGACCGAGTACGCCCTCCGACCGCCAGACCCTCTCCACGAGCCGCTCAGCCTGCAGGACAGCTCGCAGTCGTGGGAGGACG GTGAGGAGGAGGCGCAATGGCTGCTGGAAGCCGGTCTGGCGCATTTGACAAGCCCGTGGAAGGCGGGTCGCGAGCTGTGGGGCCCGGAGTTGACGGAGGCGATCAGCAGCCTGCCGTCGCACCAGGCGGAGGCGGTGAGGCGGCGCGTGGACAGCCTCAATCGCACGATCGCGCGGCGCCGCTCGCGGCCTGGCAGGTCGGCTCGCAACACGCCGCACATCAAGGACGTGTTCGCGTCGCCGCCCGCGCAGCAGCTGCACCACCGGCCcgatcagcagcagcacatgTCCCTGCCGGTGACGATGGCCGTCAGGCCGCCGGCACGCAGGGTCGTCTCGGCTTCCACGCCCACTGACTTCACCGACTCGACGGCCAGGTTCGACCTGTTTGGCGGAATGCAAACCAGAGAGGTCGCTGGGGACTCAG ATGGTGTTTTGATGCTTGGTTACCACCGCATTGGGACGATCAGCACTCCTCGCTCGAGGGAAAAAAGAAGCGGCAGTGACCCGACCTCAGAATGTGGAAGCTTGAGGGTGAAAAG CCCCGATTTGGTAGAGTGCGTGTCGATGATCAACCAAGAGAAAATCCCGAACCCCGCCTTGATAATCCCGATCAGGAGAGCGTCTTCGCAGGGCCACCTGGCCTCGGAGGAGGCCAAACTTGCCGTTGAAGCAGAG TGGCTGAAATGGTCAGCCAGGATCACCAGTCCGGAGGAGGAGCGGGGCTTCGACGAGCGCTTCGGCCGCACCAACTTCGACAGCCTCGGCGAGGAGGACAAAAAGAGATTGCGGCCGATCCTGATACTCGAGGTGACCCCTCTGCTCGATCTCTGTGGCGCCCCCGGATTAAAGATGAAGCCTAACAAGAAGAAACGCAGAGACG AGCCGAACAGCACTGGTGTGTTTGGTGTTCCTTTGGCGACCCTATTGGAGAGAGATAGCCGACTGCCTGGTTGTGAAGACTTAAAAATTCCTTACATTATTCAAAAG ctccTCCAACTGCTGGAGAGAGAATCTTGCCTTCGTGAGGAGGGACTGTTGCGTGTGGCCGGGAGCCGAGCGAGGATGGACGCGGCCGCTGCTGCCCTGCAGTCGGACTTTTACGGCCCGTACCGGGAGGAGAAAGCGATCAGGGCCCTCGACGCTCTCAGCCCGCACGACCTGGGTTCCTTGCTGAAAAAGCTTCTACGTGAGCTGCCGCAGCCCCTGCTGACTGCCCAGCTGCTTGATTCGTTCTACCACTGCCATG CGCTGACGATTCAAAATGACAAGGAAAAGGCGCTGCGACTGCTgtgcctgctgctgccgccggtTGAACGGCATGTCCTGCAAGCCTTGTTCGACTTCCTGGGGCAGGTGGCGGACAGGAGGGACTACAACAAGATGACCCTCAACAATGTAGCCATGATCTTTGCCCCGAATTTGTTCCCTCCGACGTGGCTGCAGAAGTTCGCCACGGCCGGCGACCAAGAAGGTCACCTTAACCAACAG GTGCAAGTGGCAGCTGATAGCTGTCGGCTGGTGGAACTGATGGTGCAAATAAGAGACGTGCTTTGGAGTGTGCCTCCGTCCTTGGTGCGCCAGCTGAGGCAACAGCACGAGAACGAAAGATACTTGGCAGCTTACCACAACTCGAAGGAAAACAACAAACCT ATGAAAAAGTTACTCAGTCGGAAACCATTGCTCAAAGAGTCAATAGTGCGTGTTGTTGAAAACGAAGTCGACTTCCAAGAGGGCGTGCTCAGGGTCAATGCGCCCCAGTTTCACCTCAAGGACTTCCCAATTCAACTGAATGAATCTACCACCGCTGGAGACATCATTTTAGA ACTTGTTGAACAAGCCAACGCACAGCCTGACGCCCCAGGCAGCTCGACAAATCAACACCTAAAACTGCGGCGGCAAGACGCGAGGAACAGGGCTCTGTGTGAATTGGCCCCCAACGGCAACCTGAGCTGCTTGCTTGCGTCGGCCGACGCCAACACGGCCCTGCTGACGCACTTCCTCTACGAAAGGGGAGGAAATATTG GCCAAAGACAAATCCCCCAAACGGCCAAGATGTTGTGCGTTTATAAAGAAAACCCCAACGCCCAGTGGATTGTGGTTTGCCATCATAGGAATGGGATACCCTCACTGGAATCATAG